The Acidobacteriaceae bacterium genome includes the window ATCTGAAAACCGAACTGCCGAAGCTGACCAACGAGGAAATCGCCCGCTACTCGCGCCACCTGATCCTCCCTGAGGTCGGCATGGAAGGCCAGCAGAAGCTCAAGGCCGCCAAGGTCCTCTGCGTTGGTACCGGCGGCCTCGGCGCCCCCCTGGCCCTCTACCTCGCCGCCGCCGGCGTCGGCACCCTCGGCCTCATCGACTTCGACGTCGTCGACGAATCAAATCTCCAGCGCCAGATCATCCACTCGCAGTCCACCGTCGGCATGCTCAAGGTCGACTCCGCCGAGCAGATGATCAAGGGCCTGAACAAGAACACCAACGTGGTGAAGCACAACACCATGCTCACCTCGGCCAACGCCCTCGAGATCTTCCGCGACTACGACATCGTCGCCGACGGCACCGACAACTTCCAGACCCGCTACCTCGTCAACGACGCCTGCGTCCTCACCGGCAAGCCCAACGCCTACGGCTCCATCTTCCGCTTCGAGGGCCAGGCCTCCGTCTTCGCCCACGAGGACGGCCCCTGCTACCGCTGCCTCTACCCCGAACCCCCACCCCCCGGCCTGGTTCCATCCTGCGCCGAAGGCGGCGTCCTCGGCATTTTGCCGGGGCTGGTCGGAATCATTCAGGCGACCGAGGTCATCAAGCTCATCCTCGGCATCGGCGAGCCGCTGATCGGACGCCTATTGCTCGTCGATGCGCTGGGCATGAACTTCCGCACCCTGAAGCTGCGCAAAAATCCCAACTGCCCTGCCTGCGGAACGCACGAAATCAAAGAACTGATCGATTACGACCAGTTCTGCGGCATTCAGAAGCCGACGGAAACCGGCCCGCTCGAGGTTTCCTCGCACGGCAAAGTCGCAGATCTGCCTGTCGTCGACGGCATTCCGCAGCTCTCGGTCGAGCAGCTCAAGGCCGAGATTGACGCAGGCCGCAAGCCATTCATCCTCGACGTCCGCGAGCCGCACGAGTACCAGATCGTCAACATCGGTGCTCCGTTGATCCCCGTTGGCCAGCTCGAGCAGCGCTTCAACGAGATCCCCGTCGGCAAAAACGAGGAGATCGTGGTCCACTGCAAGACCGGTGGCCGCAGCCAGAAGGCATCGCTCGCGCTCAAACAGGCGGGCTTCACGAACGTGAAGAACCTTGCCGGCGGCATCACGGCCTGGGCGGACAAAATCGACAAGTCGCTGCCGAAGTACTAACGCGACTGTTCGCAAAATCGAAGCTCCGCCACAAGGCGGAGCTTTTGCTTTGCACGATCGTCAGAGCTAATCGCGCTCTGCATCCTCTTCCACGAGAATCTCCAGCACGAGCGGCGGTTCGAGCATGAAGTCCATCGTGCTCATCTCCGCGACAGCGCGGTCGAGCGTTGAGCGCAGGCACGGCTCAGTGGTGACGACAAACGGCAACCGGTCGAAGGCATGGCCGCGATGCTGCAGGATCGAGTCAATGTTGATCTGCTGCTTCGCCAAAGCTCCCGCAATCGCAGCGACGATTCCAGGACGGTCCGCGACAACCAGCCGCAGGTAGTGAGGCGCCTTCACGTCGCCTGTGACCGGCAGCTTCTGGACCGGGAGCCGCACCGCGGAACTTCCCTGCGCGACGGCGAGCACATCGCTCACCACCGCAACTGCCGTAGGATGTCCACCGGCGCCATGCCCGCTGAAGACAACATCTCCGCCGAACTCGCCGCTGGTGACAATCATGTTCTGCGTGCCGCGCGACCAGGCGATCGGGGAGGTTTTCGGCACGAGCATCGGGCCGACGCGAGCGCGCACCACATCGCCATCAAGCTGCGCGCGGGAGACCTGCCGGATCGTGCAGGCCAGCTCCTTTGCGTAGGGGAAGTCGACGGCGCCGACGTGCCGGATGGTCTGTGCGGGCACATCTTCGGGACGAATCTCGGCCTGGAGCGCGAGGCGCGCGAGAATACAGAGCTTCGCACGTGCATCGAAGCCGTCGACGTCAGCGGACGGATCAGCTTCGGCATAGCCGGCACGCTGCGCGTTGGCGAGCACCTCACCGTAGTTGAAGCCGTTCTCCATGGAACTGAGGATGAAGTTGCAGGTGCCGTTCACGATGCCGCTGATGCGGCGGATGCGGTCGCCGCTCAATCCCTGCACCATTCCAGGGATTACCGGCACGCCGCCAGCGACGGCCGCACCGAAGAGCAACTGCACACTGTGCTTTGCGGCAAGATCGAGCAACTCGGTTCCGCGGAACGCGAGCAGTTGCTTGTTGGCCGTGATGACATGCTTGCCCGCGGTGATCGCGGTGCGCAACCATCCCTCGATCGGATCGAGTCCGCCAATCAACTCGACTATGGCATCGACATCGGATGCTTCCAGGACGTCTTCGACGCGGTCGGTCCAGATTGCGTCGGAAGGCACAAACTTTGCGCGCGCATGCTGACGCTTGCGCTGCACGTCACGATTGAAGACGCGCGTGATCCTGATCTCGCTGTGAGCACCAGCAGCGAGAACCTCAGCGAATGAACTGCCAACCGTACCGAAGCCAAGCAAACCTAACCGCAATCGTTACTCCTATGGTGTTGATTAATATTTCACTTTGTTGGGGCTCGCTTCCCATGCGGCGAAGCTCTCCCACGCTTTATCGGCGAGCAGGTTCCTGATCGGAATGGTGCGCTGATCAAGAGGCTTTCGCATCTCGTCGTAGAGGAACGAATCATCAAAGCCGATGCGTGCAGCGTCTGCCGCACTGTTGCCGTAATAAATGGCGCGGCAATGGGACCAATAAAGAGCTGCAAGGCACATGGGACAGGGCTCGCAACTGGTGTAGATATCGCAGCCTTCCAGCCA containing:
- the moeB gene encoding molybdopterin-synthase adenylyltransferase MoeB, with product MPATLDDLKTELPKLTNEEIARYSRHLILPEVGMEGQQKLKAAKVLCVGTGGLGAPLALYLAAAGVGTLGLIDFDVVDESNLQRQIIHSQSTVGMLKVDSAEQMIKGLNKNTNVVKHNTMLTSANALEIFRDYDIVADGTDNFQTRYLVNDACVLTGKPNAYGSIFRFEGQASVFAHEDGPCYRCLYPEPPPPGLVPSCAEGGVLGILPGLVGIIQATEVIKLILGIGEPLIGRLLLVDALGMNFRTLKLRKNPNCPACGTHEIKELIDYDQFCGIQKPTETGPLEVSSHGKVADLPVVDGIPQLSVEQLKAEIDAGRKPFILDVREPHEYQIVNIGAPLIPVGQLEQRFNEIPVGKNEEIVVHCKTGGRSQKASLALKQAGFTNVKNLAGGITAWADKIDKSLPKY
- a CDS encoding homoserine dehydrogenase; its protein translation is MRLGLLGFGTVGSSFAEVLAAGAHSEIRITRVFNRDVQRKRQHARAKFVPSDAIWTDRVEDVLEASDVDAIVELIGGLDPIEGWLRTAITAGKHVITANKQLLAFRGTELLDLAAKHSVQLLFGAAVAGGVPVIPGMVQGLSGDRIRRISGIVNGTCNFILSSMENGFNYGEVLANAQRAGYAEADPSADVDGFDARAKLCILARLALQAEIRPEDVPAQTIRHVGAVDFPYAKELACTIRQVSRAQLDGDVVRARVGPMLVPKTSPIAWSRGTQNMIVTSGEFGGDVVFSGHGAGGHPTAVAVVSDVLAVAQGSSAVRLPVQKLPVTGDVKAPHYLRLVVADRPGIVAAIAGALAKQQINIDSILQHRGHAFDRLPFVVTTEPCLRSTLDRAVAEMSTMDFMLEPPLVLEILVEEDAERD